The Aedes aegypti strain LVP_AGWG chromosome 3, AaegL5.0 Primary Assembly, whole genome shotgun sequence genome contains a region encoding:
- the LOC5575302 gene encoding structural maintenance of chromosomes protein 6: MSSRKRGASPDTSSSRKRSRIRKVSTSSSSSDSESEETGSKSSQQVQIVAPQADKVERAIIHDIEKYVRSGKILKMQLKNFMCHRNLVVEFNKRANLLVGNNGSGKSAVLAALTIGLGCSANLTNRSSSVKQLIKHGETQASIEIHLGNDSFDAYERDVYGDRIIIIRTINASGATSYKLKSEQGRVISQSRSDLLKMILFLNIQVDNPVCVLNQDLARSFLKDSDEKKQYNLFLKATQIDSITAKLNGCTPQLENAKHNLDCNEKSLKYIEREIEEMQQKYENLQSVEKWKDQVKLARLKLGWRVVIDQFTECSQVEDKLREKVNTMKEHMNAIQNREALEAEIDRVIQRFRNDIDAKKTGFAEVKDKYMQARRVGQSLQEQLSDKSRQMKKVKDRLARQAEDIKNLEADLKQRSESGSNRMADEKRRNEQQLSELSEKKRDLQAMVENAKRDVDILHNTLNQIRETKDEANSKRVSKQHERTRTEMQLQQFESSSRDNLSVFGQNMPAFVAKIKQMHQQGRFTELPRGPLGQYIKVKDKKWTAMIETVISPGILTAFYVNSDADRNTLNQLIQREFPEMRGRSIITSRFHKEVYDVRSGRVETVQNAHMLMNLINVSDPVVMNCLIDQIKIETILVVDDQNLAMDLTSHTENVPKNLQKVVVMEPFSEFFPMPNYRSYGLQKKSARYLQVNMTELKKQTERRMQQLDQELNEIKHQIEEETRKLGERERALQDKQRQMAKQQQELNSLELKINELKAIEYPAESEDMTLQNELEELKASQIKLNEELEQEKSKLQSSVNEITDQERIIQEKKDHMTKIESEIQEIQDKIDAEMQKRHDMQANAKTKQQQLNRLQEEVQTMQAERNERKQALAAATSAAQELGERVEVKETQEQLKKAISSTEKRIKNINSANDDIVDVKAILENKILKRDTSLRYTDSLKKIIKLLTNSRSARYAYLHKLKSHMSLRVKHKFNMVMQLRGFVGEIVMDTKNGTLSLSVVPRDKNISNAVCNTKSLSGGERSYSTVAFLIALWSCVDTPFYFLDEYDVFTDQVNRHMMTMLLLNETKKRPDRQFCFLTPQDMSNIQASDDLTIHRMADPERC, encoded by the exons ATGAGTTCCCGAAAGCGTGGAGCATCGCCGGATACTTCTTCGTCCCGGAAACGGAGCCGCATCCGGAAGGTCAGCACtagtagcagcagcagcgatAGCGAAAGCGAGGAGACG GGATCGAAATCGAGCCAACAGGTGCAAATTGTGGCCCCTCAGGCGGATAAGGTAGAGCGAGCTATCATCCACGACATCGAGAAATACGTACGGAGCGGCAAGATACTGAAAATGCAGCTGAAGAATTTCATGTGCCATCGGAATCTGGTGGTGGAGTTCAACAAGCGTGCCAATCTGCTGGTGGGAAACAACGGCAGCGGAAAAAGTGCGGTCTTGGCGGCTCTCACAATTGGCCTCGGCTGCAGTGCCAATCTCACCAATCGGAGCAGCAGCGTCAAAC AACTCATCAAGCATGGAGAAACGCAAGCTTCCATTGAGATCCACCTGGGGAACGATAGTTTCGACGCGTATGAGCGAGATGTGTACGGGGACAGAATCATTATTATTCGCACAATCAACGCCTCCGGAGCCACCAGCTACAAATTGAAGAGCGAGCAAGGGCGAGTGATATCACAGAGCCGAAGCGATCTGTTGAAGATGATTTTGTTCCTCAACATCCAGGTCGATAATCCCGTTTGCGTATTGAATCAAGATTTGGCAAGATCGTTCTTGAAGGATTCCGACGAAAAGAAGCAGTACAATTTGTTCCTCAAAGCCACACAAATCGATTCCATTACGGCCAAACTGAACGGTTGCACTCCCCAGTTGGAGAACGCCAAGCATAATTTGGATTGCAACGAGAAAAGTTTGAAATACATTGAGCGGGAGATCGAGGAGATGCAACAAAAGTACGAAAATTTGCAATCGGTTGAGAAGTGGAAAGATCAAGTGAAACTTGCCCGCCTGAAGTTGGGATGGAGAGTGGTGATTGATCAATTCACCGAATGTTCCCAAGTGGAGGACAAGCTCCGTGAGAAGGTGAACACGATGAAGGAGCACATGAATGCCATCCAGAATAGGGAGGCGCTCGAAGCAGAAATCGACCGCGTAATACAGCGCTTTCGAAACGATATCGACGCGAAGAAGACGGGCTTTGCAGAGGTAAAGGACAAGTACATGCAGGCTAGGAGAGTGGGCCAGAGTTTACAGGAACAGTTGTCGGACAAGAGTCGTCAGATGAAGAAGGTCAAGGATCGGTTGGCACGACAAGCTGAGGACATCAAGAATCTGGAAGCGGACTTAAAACAGCGTAGCGAGTC GGGATCCAATCGCATGGCCGATGAAAAGCGTCGTAACGAGCAGCAGTTGTCTGAACTGAGCGAGAAAAAGCGCGATTTGCAGGCAATGGTGGAGAACGCTAAAAGAGATGTGGATATTTTGCACAACACGCTGAACCAAATCAGGGAAACTAAGGACGAGGCCAACAGTAAACGGGTTTCCAAGCAGCATGAGCGAA CGCGCACTGAAATGCAGCTCCAGCAATTCGAAAGCTCTTCCCGGGACAATCTCTCAGTATTCGGTCAAAATATGCCCGCTTTCGTAGCCAAGATCAAACAAATGCATCAGCAAGGTCGCTTTACCGAGCTTCCTCGTGGTCCTCTAGGACAGTACATCAAGGTAAAGGACAAGAAGTGGACTGCCATGATCGAAACCGTCATTTCCCCCGGAATACTGACAGCGTTCTATGTGAATTCGGACGCCGATCGGAATACACTGAACCAGCTGATCCAACGAGAATTCCCGGAAATGCGGGGCCGTTCGATTATAACCAGCCGATTCCACAAGGAAGTGTACGATGTCCGCAGTGGACGCGTTGAAACGGTCCAGAATGCTCACATGCTGATGAATTTGATCAATGTGAGCGATCCGGTGGTGATGAACTGCCTGATCGATCAGATTAAAATTGAAACCATCCTTGTCGTTGACGACCAGAACTTGGCAATGGATCTCACAAGCCACACGGAAAATGTTCCGAAGAACTTGCAGAAAGTGGTTGTGATGGAACCATTTTCCGAATTCTTCCCGATGCCAAATTACAGAAGCTACGGTCTGCAAAAGAAATCGGCACGTTACTTGCAG GTCAACATGACAGAGTTGAAGAAGCAAACCGAACGTCGAATGCAACAACTGGATCAGGAATTGAACGAAATCAAACATCAAATTGAagaagaaacgcggaagttggGTGAAAGAGAGCGAGCCTTGCAGGACAAGCAAAGGCAGATGGCCAAGCAGCAGCAAGAATTGAATTCGTTGGAACTGAAAATCAACGAGCTAAAAGCGATTGAATACCCAGCGGAATCCGAAGACATGACCCTCCAGAACGAGCTGGAAGAACTAAAAGCTTCGCAAATCAAGCTGAACGAAGAACTGGAACAGGAAAAATCCAAGCTGCAATCATCGGTGAACGAAATAACCGATCAAGAGCGGATCATACAGGAGAAGAAGGATCACATGACAAAGATTGAAAGTGAGATACAGGAAATTCAGGACAAGATCGACGCAGAAATGCAAAAGCGACACGATATGCAGGCGAATGCCAAAACTAAACAGCAACAATTGAACCGACTACAGGAGGAAGTGCAAACCATGCAAGCGGAACGCAATGAACGGAAACAGGCGCTGGCAGCAGCGACAAGTGCTGCGCAGGAACTCGGAGAACGAGTTGAGGTGAAGGAAACGCAGGAGCAACTCAAGAAAGCCATTTCGTCCACGGAGAAGCGCATAAA GAACATCAACTCGGCAAACGATGACATTGTCGATGTGAAGGCCATCCTGGAGAACAAGATACTGAAACGGGACACTTCGCTAAGGTATACGGATTCcttgaagaaaattatcaagCTTCTGACGAATTCCCGGTCGGCGCGCTATGCGTATCTTCACAAGCTCAAATCGCACATGTCTTTAAGGGTGAAGCACAAATTCAAC ATGGTGATGCAGTTGCGAGGCTTCGTCGGGGAAATTGTGATGGACACGAAGAATGGCACGCTTTCACTCTCGGTCGTTCCCCGCGACAAGAACATCTCCAATGCGGTTTGCAACACCAAGTCGCTCTCGGGAGGAGAACGGTCCTATTCGACGGTGGCGTTCCTGATTGCCCTCTGGTCCTGTGTCGATACGCCGTTCTACTTCCTGGACGAGTACGATGTGTTTACCGATCAGGTCAATCGGCACATGATGACCATGTTGCTACTGAACGAAACCAAGAAGCGACCCGACCGCCAGTTCTGCTTCCTGACACCGCAGGATATGAGCAACATTCAAGCGAGCGATGACCTGACGATTCATCG GATGGCCGATCCGGAGCGGTGCTAG